The following are from one region of the Pseudorasbora parva isolate DD20220531a chromosome 12, ASM2467924v1, whole genome shotgun sequence genome:
- the LOC137093952 gene encoding immunoglobulin superfamily member 1-like isoform X1: MIINHKHNLVIHRSLGLVYLEFSTGRMSFCGYFLTALIILKQRFSAAEHSVPPAPTLTQTAVRGSSVELICQAPQGYGGLVFKLYKIRDLIDVIEYSSEQQSSHFVLRGKDTKKENHYCCQYGNSMYSSYMQPVFTVSPLPSPHLMVEPSSGHVTSGETLSFNCQAPPDHQKHRPEAFLLLRSAKGTSGSMVAPAKLVSQSQEAHFSVKTMGQEDSGEYSCLYQLKLPKTGQVNSTASQPVHITVIELPVPTLSQHEGEVLECVGSPSYLQGLFSLFRVGVLSPVATHQASLTQHSARFPIPTHYEHGAQYQCQYSMSLGNYRAYSKMSMPVTLPCIPGYHSCKQTSTGSTDLALIVGSVSAGVLFLMAVLLLGFVVHRHIKNTSERRRQREQEKFWLHVHSRDHIADLTLQRVDIGSVGNGGTLRGRPSDSEAIYDCPMTTFKNPSFC, from the exons ATGATTATCAATCATAAACACAATTTGGTCATACACAGATCTCTAGGTCTGGTATATTTAGAGTTCAGCACTGGAAGAATGTCATTTTGTGGGTATTTCCTCACAGCTTTGATCATCCTCAAGCAGCGTTTTAGTG CTGCTGAACACTCTGTCCCACCGGCTCCTACCCTGACCCAAACAGCCGTCAGAGGCTCATCTGTGGAGTTGATTTGTCAGGCTCCACAGGGTTATGGTGGACTTGtatttaaactttataaaattCGTGACCTGATAGACGTCATAGAGTATTCATCCGAACAACAAAGCTCTCACTTTGTGCTTCGGGGAAAAGATACAAAGAAAGAGAATCACTATTGCTGTCAGTATGGAAACAGCATGTACAGTTCATACATGCAGCCAG TATTTACTGTCAGTCCTCTGCCCTCCCCTCACTTGATGGTCGAGCCCTCTAGTGGGCATGTAACGTCTGGTGAGACACTGTCATTCAACTGTCAGGCCCCACCTGACCATCAGAAACATCGCCCAGAGGCTTTCCTCCTGCTCCGGAGTGCCAAAGGAACCTCAGGATCCATGGTCGCCCCAGCCAAGCTAGTGTCTCAGTCCCAGGAAGCTCACTTCAGTGTGAAGACAATGGGACAGGAGGACAGTGGGGAGTACAGCTGCCTCTACCAACTCAAATTACCAAAGACGGGACAAGTGAATTCCACAGCCAGTCAGCCGGTACACATTACTGTCATAG AGCTCCCAGTCCCCACTTTATCCCAACATGAGGGTGAAGTTCTGGAGTGTGTGGGGTCACCCTCATATCTACAAGGATTGTTCTCTTTATTTCGTGTGGGTGTCCTGTCACCTGTGGCGACCCATCAGGCTTCCCTGACCCAACACAGTGCTAGATTTCCCATACCCACCCATTATGAACATGGTGCACAGTATCAATGTCAGTACAGCATGTCACTGGGCAACTACCGGGCGTACTCTAAAATGAGCATGCCTGTAACTCTCCCATGCATTCCAG GGTATCACTCATGCAAACAGACCTCTACAG GTAGCACAGACCTGGCTCTTATTGTTGGCTCTGTGTCTGCGGGTGTTCTGTTCCTCATGGCGGTGTTACTCCTGGGATTTGTCGTGCACAGACATA TCAAAAACACGTCAGAAAGAAGGAGACAAAG AGAACAAGAAAAATTCTGGCTACATGTTCACTCCAGAGATCATATTGCTG ACCTCACTCTGCAGCGTGTTGACATTGGATCTGTG GGCAATGGAGGGACGCTTAGAGGAAGACCCTCAGATTCAGAGGCTATCTATGACTGTCCCATGACAACCTTTAAGAACCCTTCATTTTGCTga
- the LOC137093952 gene encoding T-cell-interacting, activating receptor on myeloid cells protein 1-like isoform X3, which translates to MYSSYMQPVFTVSPLPSPHLMVEPSSGHVTSGETLSFNCQAPPDHQKHRPEAFLLLRSAKGTSGSMVAPAKLVSQSQEAHFSVKTMGQEDSGEYSCLYQLKLPKTGQVNSTASQPVHITVIELPVPTLSQHEGEVLECVGSPSYLQGLFSLFRVGVLSPVATHQASLTQHSARFPIPTHYEHGAQYQCQYSMSLGNYRAYSKMSMPVTLPCIPGYHSCKQTSTGSTDLALIVGSVSAGVLFLMAVLLLGFVVHRHIKNTSERRRQREQEKFWLHVHSRDHIADLTLQRVDIGSVGNGGTLRGRPSDSEAIYDCPMTTFKNPSFC; encoded by the exons ATGTACAGTTCATACATGCAGCCAG TATTTACTGTCAGTCCTCTGCCCTCCCCTCACTTGATGGTCGAGCCCTCTAGTGGGCATGTAACGTCTGGTGAGACACTGTCATTCAACTGTCAGGCCCCACCTGACCATCAGAAACATCGCCCAGAGGCTTTCCTCCTGCTCCGGAGTGCCAAAGGAACCTCAGGATCCATGGTCGCCCCAGCCAAGCTAGTGTCTCAGTCCCAGGAAGCTCACTTCAGTGTGAAGACAATGGGACAGGAGGACAGTGGGGAGTACAGCTGCCTCTACCAACTCAAATTACCAAAGACGGGACAAGTGAATTCCACAGCCAGTCAGCCGGTACACATTACTGTCATAG AGCTCCCAGTCCCCACTTTATCCCAACATGAGGGTGAAGTTCTGGAGTGTGTGGGGTCACCCTCATATCTACAAGGATTGTTCTCTTTATTTCGTGTGGGTGTCCTGTCACCTGTGGCGACCCATCAGGCTTCCCTGACCCAACACAGTGCTAGATTTCCCATACCCACCCATTATGAACATGGTGCACAGTATCAATGTCAGTACAGCATGTCACTGGGCAACTACCGGGCGTACTCTAAAATGAGCATGCCTGTAACTCTCCCATGCATTCCAG GGTATCACTCATGCAAACAGACCTCTACAG GTAGCACAGACCTGGCTCTTATTGTTGGCTCTGTGTCTGCGGGTGTTCTGTTCCTCATGGCGGTGTTACTCCTGGGATTTGTCGTGCACAGACATA TCAAAAACACGTCAGAAAGAAGGAGACAAAG AGAACAAGAAAAATTCTGGCTACATGTTCACTCCAGAGATCATATTGCTG ACCTCACTCTGCAGCGTGTTGACATTGGATCTGTG GGCAATGGAGGGACGCTTAGAGGAAGACCCTCAGATTCAGAGGCTATCTATGACTGTCCCATGACAACCTTTAAGAACCCTTCATTTTGCTga
- the LOC137093952 gene encoding immunoglobulin superfamily member 1-like isoform X2 gives MIINHKHNLVIHRSLGLVYLEFSTGRMSFCGYFLTALIILKQRFSAAEHSVPPAPTLTQTAVRGSSVELICQAPQGYGGLVFKLYKIRDLIDVIEYSSEQQSSHFVLRGKDTKKENHYCCQYGNSMYSSYMQPVFTVSPLPSPHLMVEPSSGHVTSGETLSFNCQAPPDHQKHRPEAFLLLRSAKGTSGSMVAPAKLVSQSQEAHFSVKTMGQEDSGEYSCLYQLKLPKTGQVNSTASQPVHITVIELPVPTLSQHEGEVLECVGSPSYLQGLFSLFRVGVLSPVATHQASLTQHSARFPIPTHYEHGAQYQCQYSMSLGNYRAYSKMSMPVTLPCIPGYHSCKQTSTAQTWLLLLALCLRVFCSSWRCYSWDLSCTDISKTRQKEGDKENKKNSGYMFTPEIILLTSLCSVLTLDLWAMEGRLEEDPQIQRLSMTVP, from the exons ATGATTATCAATCATAAACACAATTTGGTCATACACAGATCTCTAGGTCTGGTATATTTAGAGTTCAGCACTGGAAGAATGTCATTTTGTGGGTATTTCCTCACAGCTTTGATCATCCTCAAGCAGCGTTTTAGTG CTGCTGAACACTCTGTCCCACCGGCTCCTACCCTGACCCAAACAGCCGTCAGAGGCTCATCTGTGGAGTTGATTTGTCAGGCTCCACAGGGTTATGGTGGACTTGtatttaaactttataaaattCGTGACCTGATAGACGTCATAGAGTATTCATCCGAACAACAAAGCTCTCACTTTGTGCTTCGGGGAAAAGATACAAAGAAAGAGAATCACTATTGCTGTCAGTATGGAAACAGCATGTACAGTTCATACATGCAGCCAG TATTTACTGTCAGTCCTCTGCCCTCCCCTCACTTGATGGTCGAGCCCTCTAGTGGGCATGTAACGTCTGGTGAGACACTGTCATTCAACTGTCAGGCCCCACCTGACCATCAGAAACATCGCCCAGAGGCTTTCCTCCTGCTCCGGAGTGCCAAAGGAACCTCAGGATCCATGGTCGCCCCAGCCAAGCTAGTGTCTCAGTCCCAGGAAGCTCACTTCAGTGTGAAGACAATGGGACAGGAGGACAGTGGGGAGTACAGCTGCCTCTACCAACTCAAATTACCAAAGACGGGACAAGTGAATTCCACAGCCAGTCAGCCGGTACACATTACTGTCATAG AGCTCCCAGTCCCCACTTTATCCCAACATGAGGGTGAAGTTCTGGAGTGTGTGGGGTCACCCTCATATCTACAAGGATTGTTCTCTTTATTTCGTGTGGGTGTCCTGTCACCTGTGGCGACCCATCAGGCTTCCCTGACCCAACACAGTGCTAGATTTCCCATACCCACCCATTATGAACATGGTGCACAGTATCAATGTCAGTACAGCATGTCACTGGGCAACTACCGGGCGTACTCTAAAATGAGCATGCCTGTAACTCTCCCATGCATTCCAG GGTATCACTCATGCAAACAGACCTCTACAG CACAGACCTGGCTCTTATTGTTGGCTCTGTGTCTGCGGGTGTTCTGTTCCTCATGGCGGTGTTACTCCTGGGATTTGTCGTGCACAGACATA TCAAAAACACGTCAGAAAGAAGGAGACAAAG AGAACAAGAAAAATTCTGGCTACATGTTCACTCCAGAGATCATATTGCTG ACCTCACTCTGCAGCGTGTTGACATTGGATCTGTG GGCAATGGAGGGACGCTTAGAGGAAGACCCTCAGATTCAGAGGCTATCTATGACTGTCCCATGA